A region from the Lysobacter sp. BMK333-48F3 genome encodes:
- a CDS encoding M1 family aminopeptidase, whose amino-acid sequence MILEFFRFELRQQLRSPLLWLFAAVYGLLAFALTSSEAVQMGGAVGNVDRNAPVVIVNLLGNFSVVGLFAIMVFIAGALLRDFELGTADLFFATPMRKRDYLIGRLAAALAGCLVLYLLVAVGAMLGPLMPWVDPERVGAFSLRPYLWGFAVFVLPNLIVCGALLTLLALTTRKLLVVYLGAMGFFLLSSIAGVLMRDLQNEWLATLLDPFGTTAFGRSIRYWSADEYNRALPAVDGFLLANRLLWSALGLAVIGFAFALFKPMRAGTGKPRWWQRRRAAAAAPAAPPLVLSKVAPRFDAGARRSQFWHSLRMDLLGVFRSVPFLVMLAFALLNFLGSVSVMQSMFGTKTYPTTALMLDALQGSYSYMLIFVVLYYAGELVFRERSVRLAEVVDAMPVPNGLPLASKFVCLIAVIASFQAVGAVAAMGFQLVNGYTALEPALYLQKLLLDSTPFVMMGGLALAMQVLTNNRYAGYGVVILVMLLKIGMRYLDLEHNLYNYGRAPSVPYSDLNGFGHFLAARLWFTGYWGLFLLALLLLAAAFWVRGVVPGWRGRTAVARERLRGRPGLVLAAVAACWVATGAFIFWNTNVLNRYQPSDLAMDEQAEYETRYRRYKDLAQPRILAVDNRVDLQPERLAVTVTGRYRIANPHPTPIGELHVSYSPQVRIERMEFGGAKLVSDDRRIGYRIYRLDRPMQPGEQRNFDFRQSYAQRGFANEPGETSIVENGSFFNSNELPHFGYDQDGQLDDRNERRKRGLGELPRMAKLEDQAARANHYIATDADWIAFKTTVCTAPDQIALAPGYLQREYRRDGRRCFDYAMDRPMMPFYAYLSARWEVRRAEHKGVPIEIYYDPRHAFNVDRMIDASRKSLDYFQANFTPYQHRQVRILEFPGYERFAQSFANTIPFSESIGFIADLRDPDEIDYVFYVTAHEIAHQWWAHQVIGAATQGSTVLSESLSQYSALMVMEKEYGRAKMRRFLKYELDEYLSGRGGERVEELPLARVENQPYVHYRKGSLVFYRLREELGEAAVNRALQRFLRDKAYQAPPYTNSAELLSYLRAEAKPDQHGLIEDLFEKISFYDNRVVEASAKRRADGKYEVTMRLHAAKRYADGKGKESPGKMDDWIEIGVFARGPSGDESDEKPLWLERRRITEAEPKLTVVVDEAPYEVGFDPYNKLIDRVPADNRKQL is encoded by the coding sequence ATGATCCTGGAATTCTTCCGTTTCGAGTTGCGCCAGCAACTGCGCTCGCCGCTGTTGTGGCTGTTTGCGGCGGTCTACGGCCTGCTCGCCTTCGCCCTGACCAGCAGCGAGGCGGTGCAGATGGGCGGCGCGGTCGGCAACGTCGACCGCAACGCGCCGGTGGTGATCGTCAACCTGCTGGGAAATTTCAGCGTGGTCGGGCTGTTCGCGATCATGGTGTTCATCGCCGGCGCGTTGTTGCGCGATTTCGAACTCGGCACCGCGGACCTGTTCTTCGCCACGCCGATGCGCAAGCGCGATTACCTGATCGGGCGCCTCGCCGCGGCCCTGGCCGGTTGCCTGGTGCTGTACCTGCTGGTGGCGGTGGGCGCGATGCTCGGGCCGCTGATGCCCTGGGTCGATCCGGAGCGGGTCGGCGCCTTCTCGCTGCGTCCCTACCTGTGGGGCTTCGCGGTGTTCGTGCTGCCGAACCTGATCGTCTGCGGCGCCTTGCTGACCCTGCTGGCGCTGACCACGCGCAAGCTGCTGGTCGTGTACCTGGGCGCGATGGGGTTCTTCCTGCTCAGCAGCATCGCCGGCGTGCTGATGCGCGACCTGCAGAACGAGTGGCTGGCGACCCTGCTCGATCCGTTCGGCACGACCGCGTTCGGCCGCAGCATCCGCTACTGGTCGGCCGACGAATACAACCGCGCCCTGCCGGCGGTCGACGGCTTCCTGCTGGCCAACCGGCTGCTGTGGAGCGCGCTGGGCCTGGCGGTGATCGGCTTCGCCTTCGCCTTGTTCAAGCCGATGCGCGCCGGCACCGGCAAGCCGCGCTGGTGGCAACGCCGCCGCGCCGCCGCGGCCGCGCCGGCCGCGCCGCCGCTGGTGTTGTCCAAGGTCGCGCCGCGGTTCGACGCCGGCGCGCGCCGCAGCCAGTTCTGGCACAGCTTGCGCATGGACCTGCTCGGGGTGTTCCGCAGCGTGCCGTTCCTGGTGATGCTGGCGTTCGCGCTGCTGAACTTCCTCGGTTCGGTCAGCGTCATGCAGAGCATGTTCGGCACCAAGACCTACCCGACCACCGCGTTGATGCTGGATGCGCTGCAGGGCTCCTACAGCTACATGCTGATCTTCGTGGTCCTGTACTACGCCGGCGAGCTCGTATTCCGCGAGCGCAGCGTGCGCCTGGCCGAGGTGGTCGATGCGATGCCGGTGCCCAACGGGCTGCCGCTGGCGAGCAAGTTCGTCTGCCTGATCGCGGTGATCGCCAGCTTCCAGGCGGTCGGCGCGGTCGCGGCGATGGGCTTCCAACTGGTCAACGGCTACACCGCGCTCGAGCCGGCGTTGTACCTGCAGAAACTGCTGCTGGACTCGACTCCGTTCGTGATGATGGGCGGGCTGGCGCTGGCGATGCAGGTGCTGACCAACAACCGCTACGCCGGCTACGGCGTGGTGATCCTGGTGATGCTGTTGAAGATCGGGATGCGCTACCTGGATCTGGAGCACAACCTGTACAACTACGGTCGCGCCCCGAGCGTGCCGTATTCGGACTTGAACGGGTTCGGCCATTTCCTCGCCGCACGGCTGTGGTTCACCGGCTACTGGGGCCTGTTCCTGCTCGCCCTGCTGTTGCTGGCGGCGGCGTTCTGGGTGCGCGGCGTGGTGCCGGGCTGGCGCGGCCGCACCGCGGTGGCGCGCGAACGCCTGCGCGGCCGTCCCGGCCTGGTCCTGGCCGCGGTCGCGGCGTGCTGGGTCGCCACCGGCGCCTTCATTTTCTGGAACACCAACGTACTCAACCGCTACCAGCCGTCCGACCTGGCGATGGACGAGCAGGCCGAGTACGAGACCCGCTACCGCCGCTACAAGGACTTGGCGCAGCCGCGCATCCTCGCGGTCGACAATCGGGTCGATCTGCAGCCCGAGCGGCTGGCGGTGACCGTGACCGGCCGCTACCGCATCGCCAACCCGCACCCGACGCCGATCGGCGAGCTGCACGTCAGCTACTCGCCGCAGGTGCGGATCGAACGGATGGAATTCGGCGGCGCCAAGCTGGTCAGCGACGACCGCCGCATCGGCTATCGCATCTACCGCCTCGACCGGCCGATGCAGCCCGGCGAACAGCGCAATTTCGACTTCCGCCAGAGCTACGCCCAGCGCGGCTTCGCCAACGAGCCGGGCGAGACCTCGATCGTCGAGAACGGCAGCTTCTTCAACTCCAACGAGCTGCCGCACTTCGGCTACGACCAGGACGGCCAACTGGACGACCGCAACGAGCGCCGCAAGCGCGGCCTCGGCGAGCTGCCGCGGATGGCCAAGCTGGAGGACCAGGCCGCGCGCGCCAACCACTACATCGCCACCGACGCCGACTGGATCGCGTTCAAGACCACGGTCTGCACCGCGCCGGACCAGATCGCCCTGGCGCCGGGCTACCTGCAGCGCGAGTACCGCCGCGACGGCCGGCGCTGCTTCGACTACGCGATGGACCGGCCGATGATGCCGTTCTACGCCTACCTGTCGGCGCGTTGGGAAGTGCGCCGCGCCGAGCACAAGGGCGTGCCGATCGAGATCTATTACGACCCCCGCCACGCCTTCAACGTCGACCGGATGATCGACGCTTCGCGCAAGTCGCTGGATTATTTCCAGGCCAACTTCACCCCGTACCAGCATCGCCAGGTGCGGATCCTGGAGTTCCCCGGCTACGAACGCTTCGCCCAGAGCTTCGCCAACACCATCCCGTTCTCCGAATCGATCGGCTTCATCGCCGACCTGCGCGACCCGGACGAGATCGACTACGTGTTCTACGTCACCGCGCACGAGATCGCGCACCAGTGGTGGGCGCACCAGGTCATCGGCGCCGCCACCCAGGGCTCGACCGTGCTGTCGGAGTCGCTGTCGCAGTATTCGGCGCTGATGGTGATGGAGAAGGAGTACGGACGGGCCAAGATGCGCCGTTTCCTCAAGTACGAACTGGACGAGTACCTGTCCGGCCGCGGCGGCGAGCGGGTCGAGGAACTGCCGCTGGCGCGGGTCGAGAACCAGCCCTACGTGCACTACCGCAAGGGCTCGCTGGTGTTCTACCGGCTGCGCGAGGAGCTCGGCGAGGCGGCGGTGAACCGCGCCCTGCAGCGCTTCCTGCGCGACAAGGCCTACCAGGCGCCGCCGTACACCAACTCGGCCGAGCTGCTGAGCTATCTGCGCGCTGAGGCCAAGCCGGACCAGCACGGCCTGATCGAGGACTTGTTCGAGAAGATCAGCTTCTACGACAACCGGGTGGTCGAGGCCAGCGCCAAGCGCCGCGCCGACGGAAAGTACGAAGTGACGATGCGGCTGCACGCGGCCAAGCGCTACGCCGACGGCAAGGGCAAGGAGAGCCCGGGCAAGATGGACGACTGGATCGAGATCGGCGTGTTCGCGCGCGGCCCCTCGGGCGACGAGAGCGACGAGAAGCCGCTGTGGCTGGAGCGCCGGCGCATCACCGAGGCCGAGCCGAAGCTGACCGTGGTGGTCGACGAGGCGCCGTACGAGGTCGGCTTCGATCCGTACAACAAGCTGATCGACCGGGTGCCGGCGGATAATCGCAAGCAGTTGTGA
- a CDS encoding ABC transporter ATP-binding protein: MLTIRDLTKTYANGVRALDGISLEIPRGMFGLLGPNGAGKSSLMRTLATLQEADAGSATLEGADGKPIDVLRDKDTVRRQLGYLPQDFGVYPKVSAEDLLDHFAVLKGLSQRKQRREVVDGLLHQVNLWGARKQKLGTYSGGMRQRFGIAQALLGQPRLVIVDEPTAGLDPEERNRFLNLLAEIGEQVAVILSTHIVEDVTDLCPTMAIVNKGKVLLTGEPAAAIDALRAQVWRKQVTKAELPSYETRFTVLSTRLVGGQPVIHVFSADAPEPGFEPVEPDLEDVYFQRLRQHSRVAA; the protein is encoded by the coding sequence ATGCTGACCATCCGCGATCTGACCAAGACCTACGCCAACGGCGTGCGCGCCCTCGACGGCATCAGCCTGGAGATTCCGCGCGGCATGTTCGGCCTGCTCGGCCCCAACGGCGCCGGCAAGTCGTCGCTGATGCGCACCCTGGCGACCTTGCAGGAGGCCGACGCCGGCAGCGCCACGCTCGAGGGCGCCGACGGCAAGCCGATCGACGTGCTGCGCGACAAGGACACCGTGCGCCGCCAGTTGGGCTATCTGCCGCAGGATTTCGGCGTCTACCCGAAGGTCAGCGCCGAGGACCTGCTCGATCATTTCGCCGTGCTCAAGGGCTTGAGCCAGCGCAAGCAGCGGCGCGAGGTGGTCGACGGCCTGCTGCACCAGGTCAATCTGTGGGGCGCGCGCAAGCAGAAGCTCGGCACCTATTCCGGCGGCATGCGCCAGCGCTTCGGCATCGCCCAGGCTCTGCTCGGCCAGCCGCGGTTGGTGATCGTCGACGAGCCCACCGCCGGCCTGGACCCGGAAGAACGCAACCGCTTCCTCAACCTGCTGGCCGAGATCGGCGAGCAGGTCGCGGTGATCCTGTCGACCCACATCGTCGAGGACGTGACCGACCTGTGCCCGACCATGGCGATCGTCAACAAGGGCAAGGTGCTGTTGACCGGCGAACCGGCCGCGGCGATCGACGCGCTGCGCGCGCAGGTCTGGCGCAAGCAGGTGACCAAGGCCGAGCTGCCCAGCTACGAGACCCGCTTCACCGTGCTGTCGACCCGCCTGGTCGGCGGCCAGCCGGTGATCCACGTGTTCAGCGCCGACGCCCCGGAGCCGGGTTTCGAGCCGGTCGAGCCGGACCTGGAAGACGTGTACTTCCAGCGCCTGCGCCAGCACTCGCGCGTCGCGGCCTGA
- a CDS encoding AraC family transcriptional regulator, which yields MRDWTGARRLAFNRELSLAPGLEFAFAAESIAEPTQWRLQHDRHTLIVHLDGAMRRLDTRIEGAGRLRLPPAPGDLWLIPAGREYRGEALGGQIAYAELSIDPARFDPCRRAAAGLGARMKQRDPFVHGLAARLAGLSGADDELAAMLREALGQALGLHLLREYGPGPPARAAPPAQLTQLQRRRIEDYIQAQLDRPIRLAALAEIAGLSVHRLLIAFRAAFGATPIQYVLGERLRRACLRLRDGDQDIATIALETGFASHSHLSVAFKKRYGVSPREYRGGAG from the coding sequence GTGCGCGACTGGACCGGCGCGCGCCGGCTGGCCTTCAACCGCGAACTGAGCCTGGCGCCGGGGCTGGAGTTCGCCTTCGCCGCCGAAAGCATCGCCGAGCCGACCCAGTGGCGGCTGCAGCACGACCGCCACACCCTGATCGTCCACCTCGACGGGGCGATGCGGCGCCTGGACACGCGCATCGAGGGCGCCGGCCGGCTGCGCCTGCCGCCCGCGCCCGGCGACCTGTGGCTGATCCCGGCCGGGCGCGAATATCGAGGCGAAGCCCTCGGCGGACAGATCGCCTACGCCGAACTCAGCATCGACCCGGCCCGGTTCGACCCCTGCCGCAGGGCGGCGGCCGGGCTGGGCGCGCGGATGAAGCAGCGCGACCCGTTCGTGCACGGCCTGGCCGCGCGCCTGGCCGGACTCAGCGGCGCCGACGACGAGCTGGCCGCGATGCTGCGCGAGGCCTTGGGCCAGGCCCTGGGCCTGCACCTGTTGCGCGAATACGGTCCAGGGCCGCCGGCGCGGGCCGCGCCGCCGGCGCAACTGACGCAGCTGCAGCGCCGGCGCATCGAGGACTACATCCAGGCGCAGTTGGATCGACCGATCCGGCTGGCCGCGCTGGCCGAGATCGCCGGGCTCAGCGTGCACCGCCTGCTGATCGCGTTCCGCGCCGCGTTCGGCGCGACCCCGATCCAGTACGTGCTTGGCGAACGCCTGCGCCGCGCCTGCCTGCGCCTGCGCGACGGCGATCAGGACATCGCCACGATCGCGCTGGAGACCGGCTTCGCCAGCCACAGCCACTTGTCGGTGGCGTTCAAGAAGCGCTACGGCGTGTCGCCGCGCGAGTACCGCGGCGGCGCCGGTTAG
- a CDS encoding KR domain-containing protein, which translates to MDGDAGGAKNLGGLISRDLAQAGAAGIAVHYNSDATRAAAEETVAAVRAAGAEAFAQQGDLTRPAEVAALFDAALAAAAVRDWTGARRLAFNRELSLAPGLEFAFAAESIAEPTQWRLQHDRHTLIVHLDGAMRRLDTRIEGAGRLRLPPAPGDLWLIPAGREYRGEALGGQIAYAELSIDPARFDPCRRAAAGLGARMKQRDPFVHGLAARLAGLSGADDELAAMLREALGQALDRMRATGAGPGPGPRPRAASRPARRRRR; encoded by the coding sequence GTGGACGGCGATGCCGGCGGCGCCAAGAACCTCGGCGGCCTGATCTCGCGCGATCTCGCCCAGGCCGGCGCCGCCGGCATCGCCGTCCACTACAACTCCGACGCCACCCGTGCCGCGGCCGAGGAGACCGTGGCCGCGGTCCGCGCCGCCGGCGCCGAGGCCTTCGCCCAGCAGGGCGACCTGACCCGGCCGGCCGAGGTGGCCGCCCTGTTCGACGCCGCGCTGGCCGCGGCCGCGGTGCGCGACTGGACCGGCGCGCGCCGGCTGGCCTTCAACCGCGAACTGAGCCTGGCGCCGGGGCTGGAGTTCGCCTTCGCCGCCGAAAGCATCGCCGAGCCGACCCAGTGGCGGCTGCAGCACGACCGCCACACCCTGATCGTCCACCTCGACGGGGCGATGCGGCGCCTGGACACGCGCATCGAGGGCGCCGGCCGGCTGCGCCTGCCGCCCGCGCCCGGCGACCTGTGGCTGATCCCGGCCGGGCGCGAATATCGAGGCGAAGCCCTCGGCGGACAGATCGCCTACGCCGAACTCAGCATCGACCCGGCCCGGTTCGACCCCTGCCGCAGGGCGGCGGCCGGGCTGGGCGCGCGGATGAAGCAGCGCGACCCGTTCGTGCACGGCCTGGCCGCGCGCCTGGCCGGACTCAGCGGCGCCGACGACGAGCTGGCCGCGATGCTGCGCGAGGCCTTGGGCCAGGCCCTGGACCGTATGCGCGCAACAGGTGCAGGCCCAGGGCCTGGCCCAAGGCCTCGCGCAGCATCGCGGCCAGCTCGTCGTCGGCGCCGCTGA
- a CDS encoding SDR family oxidoreductase, producing the protein MDGDAGGAGLGEIARDQAAEVLGAAGIAVHYNSDATRAAAEETVAAVRAAGAEAFAQQGDLTRPAEVAALFDAALARFGKIDIAVNTTGMVIKKPLIEVSEAEYDRMFAVNSKAAFFFIQEAGKKLADDGNICTIVSSLLAAYTPYYAVYPGSKAPIEHFTRAASKEFGARGISVNAVGPGPMDTPFFYPAESQESAAYHATAAALSGRTKSGLTEIQDIAPLVRFLVGEGWWITGQTIFANGGYTTR; encoded by the coding sequence GTGGACGGCGATGCCGGCGGCGCCGGCCTGGGCGAGATCGCGCGAGATCAGGCCGCCGAGGTTCTTGGCGCCGCCGGCATCGCCGTCCACTACAACTCCGACGCCACCCGTGCCGCGGCCGAGGAGACCGTGGCCGCGGTCCGCGCCGCCGGCGCCGAGGCCTTCGCCCAGCAGGGCGACCTGACCCGGCCGGCCGAGGTGGCCGCCCTGTTCGACGCCGCGCTGGCCCGGTTCGGCAAGATCGACATCGCCGTCAACACCACCGGCATGGTGATCAAGAAGCCGCTGATCGAGGTCAGCGAGGCCGAGTACGACCGGATGTTCGCGGTCAATTCCAAGGCCGCGTTCTTCTTTATCCAGGAAGCCGGCAAGAAGCTCGCCGACGACGGCAACATCTGCACCATCGTCAGTTCGCTGCTGGCCGCGTACACGCCCTACTACGCCGTCTATCCGGGCAGCAAGGCGCCGATCGAGCACTTCACCCGCGCCGCGTCCAAGGAGTTCGGCGCGCGCGGCATCTCGGTCAACGCGGTCGGTCCCGGGCCGATGGACACGCCGTTTTTCTATCCGGCCGAATCGCAGGAGTCGGCGGCCTACCACGCCACCGCCGCGGCGCTCAGCGGCCGGACCAAGAGCGGCCTGACCGAGATCCAGGACATCGCCCCGCTGGTCCGGTTCCTGGTCGGCGAGGGCTGGTGGATCACCGGCCAGACCATCTTCGCCAACGGCGGCTA